From one Bacteroides eggerthii genomic stretch:
- a CDS encoding glycosyltransferase family 4 protein: MKVLMFGWEFPPKIYGGLAVASYGITKGLSLQGDVETTFCMPKPTGEEENFLNIIGMNQVPIVWRDVNYDYLKSRLSTMSPEQYYALRDHIYSDFSYMHVNDLGCMDFAGGYPGNLHEEINNFSIIAGVVARQQEFDIIHAHDWLTYPAGVHAKMVSGKPLCIHVHATDFDRSRGKVNPTVYSMEKNGMDYADCIMCVSELTRRTVINEYHQDPRKVFAMHNAVYPLSQELQDIPRPDHSKEKVVTFLGRITMQKGPEYFVEAAALVLQRTRNIRFVMAGSGDMLNAMINLAAERGIADRFHFPGFMKGKQVYEVYKNSDVFVMPSVSEPFGIAPLEAMQCGTPSIISKQSGCGEILDKVIKTDYWDIHAMADAIYSICINPSLFRYLQEEGKKEVDGITWEKVGLRIRALYEDVLRNYGK, translated from the coding sequence ATGAAAGTTTTAATGTTTGGTTGGGAATTTCCTCCCAAAATATATGGCGGTCTTGCAGTTGCATCATACGGAATCACCAAAGGACTGAGCTTGCAGGGGGATGTGGAAACGACTTTCTGTATGCCAAAGCCCACAGGTGAGGAAGAGAATTTCTTGAATATAATAGGCATGAACCAAGTGCCTATCGTGTGGCGTGATGTTAATTATGATTATTTGAAGTCACGTTTGTCAACGATGAGTCCGGAACAGTATTATGCGTTACGCGATCATATTTATTCGGATTTCTCTTATATGCATGTCAATGACTTGGGGTGTATGGACTTTGCCGGCGGTTATCCGGGAAATCTGCACGAAGAAATCAATAACTTTTCAATCATAGCCGGAGTTGTGGCACGTCAGCAGGAATTCGACATTATTCATGCTCACGACTGGCTGACATACCCTGCCGGAGTACATGCGAAAATGGTAAGTGGCAAGCCGCTCTGCATCCATGTGCATGCAACGGACTTTGACCGTTCGCGCGGCAAGGTGAATCCTACCGTTTATTCTATGGAGAAGAACGGAATGGATTATGCAGACTGCATCATGTGTGTATCGGAGCTTACTCGCCGCACAGTGATAAATGAGTATCATCAGGATCCGCGAAAGGTGTTTGCCATGCATAATGCGGTGTATCCGCTTTCGCAGGAGTTGCAGGATATTCCGCGCCCGGATCATTCCAAAGAGAAGGTGGTTACCTTCCTCGGACGTATCACTATGCAGAAAGGCCCGGAATACTTTGTGGAAGCCGCAGCATTGGTGTTGCAACGTACCCGTAATATACGTTTCGTAATGGCAGGTTCGGGCGATATGCTGAATGCCATGATAAACCTGGCTGCCGAACGGGGCATTGCCGACCGTTTCCATTTCCCCGGTTTCATGAAGGGCAAGCAGGTGTATGAGGTTTATAAGAATAGTGACGTATTCGTTATGCCTTCCGTTTCCGAGCCTTTCGGTATCGCGCCGTTGGAAGCCATGCAGTGCGGAACGCCTTCCATCATCTCCAAGCAGTCAGGATGTGGTGAGATTCTCGATAAGGTGATAAAAACCGATTATTGGGACATTCATGCTATGGCCGATGCTATCTACTCCATCTGTATTAATCCGTCTCTTTTCCGCTATCTTCAGGAGGAGGGTAAGAAGGAAGTGGACGGAATAACCTGGGAAAAGGTAGGTTTGAGAATTCGTGCTCTTTATGAGGATGTGTTAAGAAACTATGGTAAATAA
- a CDS encoding glycoside hydrolase family 57 protein, translating into MRTICLYFEIHQIIHLKRYRFFDIGTNHYYYDDYANETSINEVAERSYIPALNTLIEMVKNSDGAFKVALSISGVALEQLEIHAPAVIDLLHQLNDTGCCEFLAEPYSHGLSSLANEDCFKEEVMRQSAKMKQMFGKAPKVFRNSSLIYNDEIGAVVASMGFKGMLTEGAKHVLGWKSPHYVYHCNMNPNLKLLLRDFKLSDDISLRFSNSEWSEYPLFADKYISWIDAFPQEEQVINIFMELCSLGMSQPLSSNILEFLKALPACAKEKGITFSTPTEIVTKLKSVSQLDVPYPMSWVDEERDTSCWLGNVMQREAFNKLYSVAERVHICDDRRIKQDWDYLQASNNFRFMTTKNSGVGLNRGIYESPYDAFTNYMNILGDFIKRVDSLYPIDIDNEELNALLTTIKNQGDEIEELHKELEKTQHKLEKEKTAEKKKEAKAAAKTAPKAAVKAAVKKTVAKKSVAKKAEPKKKAE; encoded by the coding sequence ATGAGAACTATCTGTCTTTATTTTGAGATACATCAAATTATACATCTGAAACGTTATCGTTTCTTTGATATCGGTACAAATCATTATTACTATGATGATTATGCTAATGAGACAAGTATAAATGAAGTTGCTGAACGCTCGTATATTCCCGCCTTGAATACGCTCATTGAAATGGTGAAGAACTCGGACGGTGCGTTCAAGGTGGCTTTGTCCATTTCCGGTGTGGCATTGGAGCAGTTGGAAATCCATGCGCCTGCCGTAATCGACCTGTTGCACCAGCTCAATGATACGGGATGCTGCGAGTTCTTGGCCGAGCCATACTCTCATGGACTTTCTTCTTTGGCTAATGAGGATTGCTTTAAGGAAGAGGTAATGCGCCAGAGTGCCAAGATGAAACAGATGTTCGGTAAGGCTCCGAAGGTGTTCCGTAATTCCAGTCTGATCTATAATGACGAGATCGGTGCGGTAGTGGCAAGTATGGGCTTCAAGGGTATGCTGACCGAGGGGGCTAAACATGTGCTTGGCTGGAAGAGTCCGCACTATGTTTATCACTGCAATATGAACCCGAATCTGAAACTGTTGTTGCGTGATTTCAAGTTGTCGGATGACATCAGTCTGCGTTTCTCTAATTCCGAATGGAGTGAATATCCGTTGTTTGCCGATAAGTACATTAGCTGGATTGATGCATTCCCGCAAGAAGAACAGGTTATCAACATATTTATGGAACTTTGTTCATTGGGTATGTCACAGCCTTTGTCTTCCAATATTCTGGAATTCCTGAAAGCGTTGCCTGCATGCGCAAAGGAAAAGGGTATCACTTTCTCAACTCCTACGGAGATTGTCACTAAGTTGAAGTCTGTTTCGCAGTTGGATGTTCCATATCCTATGTCGTGGGTGGATGAGGAGAGAGATACAAGTTGCTGGCTGGGTAACGTGATGCAACGTGAGGCTTTCAATAAGCTGTATAGCGTAGCCGAACGTGTACATATCTGCGATGACCGCCGTATCAAGCAAGACTGGGACTATTTGCAGGCAAGCAATAACTTCCGTTTTATGACAACCAAGAATAGCGGTGTGGGGTTGAATCGCGGCATCTATGAATCTCCTTATGACGCATTTACCAATTACATGAATATTCTGGGCGATTTCATCAAACGTGTTGACTCTCTCTATCCGATAGATATCGATAATGAGGAACTGAATGCTTTGCTGACTACTATCAAAAATCAAGGCGACGAAATAGAAGAGTTACACAAAGAGTTGGAAAAAACACAGCATAAGCTGGAGAAGGAGAAGACAGCAGAGAAGAAGAAGGAAGCAAAGGCTGCTGCCAAAACTGCTCCTAAAGCTGCCGTAAAGGCTGCTGTCAAGAAAACTGTTGCTAAAAAGTCGGTTGCCAAGAAAGCAGAACCGAAGAAAAAGGCTGAATAG
- a CDS encoding glycogen debranching enzyme N-terminal domain-containing protein: MSYLRFDKTLMVNLQESLPREILRTNKSGAYHCTTIVDCNTRKYHGLLVIPVPNLDDENHVLLSSLDETVIQHGAEFNLGLHKYQGNNFSPNGHKYIREFDCEHIPATTYRVGGVILRKEKIFVHHENRILIRYTLVDAHSATTLRFRPFLAFRSVREYTHENAQANRDYQPVENGIKTCMYPGYPELYMQLNKKNEFHYQPDWYRGIEYPKEQERGYDFNEDLYVPGYFEVDIKKGESIVFSAGISEISPRKLKQTFEAEAEDRTPRDSFYHCLKNSAHQFHNKQGEEHYILAGYPWFKCRARDLFISLPGLTLAVDEQSEFEDVMKTAEKAVRDFMEDRPVGYKIYEMEHPDVLLWAVWALQQYAKETSRELCRQKYGKLLEDIMNYIRGRKHDNLFLHENGLLYANGKEKAVTWMNSTANGHPVIPRTGYIVEVNALWYNALRFVADLVREGGNDIFADELDDLAEMAGKSFVEVFRNEYGYLFDYVDGYMMDWSVRPNMIFAVAFDYSPLDRAQKKQVLDIVTKELLTPKGLRTLSPKSGGYNPNYVGPQVQRDYAYHQGTAWPWLMGFYMEAYLRIYKMSGISFVERYLIGFEDEMTSHCIGSLPELFDGNPPFKGRGAVSFAMNVAEILRILKLLSKYNL; encoded by the coding sequence ATGAGTTATTTACGATTTGACAAGACCTTGATGGTTAATCTGCAAGAATCTTTGCCAAGGGAGATACTTCGGACTAACAAATCGGGGGCCTATCATTGTACGACAATTGTAGATTGTAACACACGAAAATATCATGGGTTGTTGGTGATTCCCGTTCCCAACCTGGATGATGAAAACCATGTGCTGCTGTCTTCTTTGGATGAAACGGTAATTCAACATGGCGCAGAGTTTAATCTGGGTTTGCACAAATATCAAGGAAACAACTTCAGCCCGAACGGGCATAAGTATATCCGAGAATTTGACTGTGAGCATATCCCGGCAACAACTTACCGCGTAGGAGGGGTAATCCTCCGTAAAGAGAAAATTTTTGTACATCACGAGAACCGGATTCTAATTCGTTATACCTTGGTGGATGCCCATTCGGCAACAACACTCCGGTTCCGCCCTTTTCTGGCATTTCGCAGCGTGCGTGAATATACGCACGAAAATGCACAGGCCAACCGCGACTATCAACCGGTGGAAAACGGCATCAAGACCTGTATGTATCCCGGATACCCGGAACTTTATATGCAACTGAACAAAAAGAATGAATTTCATTATCAGCCGGACTGGTATCGCGGCATTGAATATCCGAAGGAACAGGAACGCGGATATGATTTTAATGAAGACCTGTATGTGCCCGGCTATTTTGAGGTGGACATAAAGAAAGGTGAAAGCATTGTGTTCTCAGCAGGTATCTCGGAGATTTCACCGCGCAAACTGAAACAGACCTTTGAGGCGGAAGCGGAAGACCGTACTCCGCGGGATAGCTTCTACCACTGTCTGAAAAATTCGGCCCACCAATTCCATAACAAACAAGGAGAGGAGCATTATATACTTGCAGGCTACCCCTGGTTCAAGTGTCGTGCACGCGACTTGTTTATTTCTTTGCCCGGCCTGACTTTGGCGGTGGACGAACAATCGGAATTTGAAGATGTTATGAAAACTGCAGAGAAGGCTGTCCGCGATTTTATGGAAGATAGGCCGGTGGGCTATAAAATCTATGAAATGGAGCATCCGGATGTGCTCTTATGGGCGGTGTGGGCTTTGCAGCAGTATGCTAAGGAAACATCGCGTGAGCTGTGCCGGCAGAAGTATGGCAAACTGTTGGAGGACATTATGAATTATATTCGCGGCCGTAAGCATGACAACCTGTTCTTGCACGAAAACGGTTTGCTTTATGCAAACGGTAAGGAGAAAGCCGTTACATGGATGAACTCTACTGCCAACGGGCATCCTGTAATTCCTCGTACCGGTTATATCGTAGAGGTGAACGCTTTGTGGTATAATGCCTTGCGCTTTGTTGCAGATTTAGTTCGTGAGGGCGGAAACGATATATTTGCGGACGAATTGGATGATCTGGCCGAAATGGCGGGAAAATCCTTTGTAGAGGTTTTCCGCAATGAATACGGTTATCTGTTTGACTACGTGGACGGCTATATGATGGATTGGAGTGTCCGCCCCAACATGATATTTGCTGTGGCTTTTGACTACTCTCCACTGGATCGCGCACAGAAAAAACAGGTACTCGACATTGTGACAAAAGAGTTGCTGACTCCGAAAGGCCTGCGTACTTTAAGCCCTAAGAGCGGGGGATACAATCCTAATTATGTAGGCCCTCAGGTCCAAAGGGATTATGCATATCATCAGGGCACAGCATGGCCATGGCTCATGGGATTCTACATGGAGGCGTATCTGCGCATTTATAAGATGAGCGGCATTTCGTTTGTGGAACGCTATCTGATTGGTTTTGAAGATGAGATGACGAGCCATTGCATAGGATCGCTGCCCGAATTGTTCGACGGAAATCCGCCGTTCAAAGGCAGGGGAGCGGTGTCATTTGCCATGAATGTGGCGGAAATTCTGCGTATCTTGAAATTGTTGTCTAAATATAATTTATAG
- the panC gene encoding pantoate--beta-alanine ligase translates to MEIVHTIKDLQAGLSAMRAQSKKVGLVPTMGALHAGHASLVKRCVAENDAAVVSVFVNPTQFNDQNDLAKYPRTLEADCRLLEECGAAFVFAPTVEEMYPEPDTRRFSYAPLDTVMEGAFRPGHFNGVCQIVSKLFDAVKPDRAYFGEKDFQQLAIIREMVRRMNYPLEIVGCPIVREEDGLALSSRNARLSDEERKNALKISQTLFESRTFAASHTVAETQRFVEDAIAAAPGLRLEYFELVDGNTLQKIANWEDTSYAVGCITVFCGEVRLIDNIKYKE, encoded by the coding sequence ATGGAAATAGTACATACTATCAAGGACTTGCAGGCCGGACTTTCGGCTATGAGAGCCCAAAGTAAAAAAGTGGGTTTAGTGCCTACAATGGGAGCCTTGCATGCCGGTCATGCTTCATTGGTAAAACGTTGTGTGGCAGAGAATGATGCCGCAGTGGTAAGTGTTTTTGTGAATCCGACTCAGTTTAATGATCAGAATGATTTGGCCAAATATCCTCGTACGCTGGAGGCTGATTGTCGTTTGCTGGAAGAGTGTGGGGCTGCTTTTGTTTTTGCCCCTACGGTGGAAGAGATGTATCCGGAACCGGATACACGCCGGTTCAGCTACGCTCCTTTGGATACTGTGATGGAGGGGGCTTTCCGGCCGGGGCACTTTAATGGTGTGTGTCAGATTGTGAGCAAACTATTTGATGCGGTGAAGCCGGATCGCGCTTATTTCGGCGAGAAGGATTTCCAGCAGTTGGCCATTATCCGCGAAATGGTGCGCCGGATGAATTATCCATTGGAGATCGTGGGTTGCCCTATTGTGCGTGAGGAGGATGGACTGGCTTTGAGCAGCCGTAACGCCCGCTTGTCTGACGAAGAACGCAAAAATGCTTTAAAAATCTCGCAGACTTTATTTGAAAGTCGTACCTTTGCAGCCTCGCATACAGTCGCTGAAACACAGAGGTTTGTGGAAGATGCCATTGCAGCGGCTCCCGGTTTGCGCCTGGAGTATTTTGAACTGGTGGACGGCAATACGTTGCAGAAGATTGCCAATTGGGAAGATACTTCCTATGCAGTGGGATGTATTACGGTGTTCTGTGGAGAAGTCCGTCTGATTGACAATATCAAGTATAAGGAGTAA
- a CDS encoding DUF4270 domain-containing protein, with product MKVKYLGVLLLALLSLYGCDDNTGTLGMDMLPDSDGISAKTETFDVSTKSMLADKVYSKTSTGYIGKFTDPDPKGFGNYEASFLAELNCTENFTFPAVYEESADGKSGKGTMVKDEVEKIQLVVYYSSWFGDSLNACRMSAYELNDEWLKVRKDPDKYRYTNIDTKLYHESKALGKKAYTAYDTSVPDSVRKATDSNGNSTYYPNITFPLDKELGNNILKLNRQYQEKKNDFFDNSDKFIENVFKGVYLQTDYGDGTILYVDRVDLQMQFRFHYVDSLGVKLTKKVTDKNGEAGTDSTYLATAVAFASTKEVIQANKFENSEKLAEKVNNDNEKGWSYLKSPAGIFTEATLPYDEIAKKLANDTLNAVKLTFTNYKQDNQEYKFSMSAPQTVLLVRQKDMESFFVNNELADNVTSFVATHNSVETNQYTFKNIARLVSTCINEKKAAKQKAKEAAGAAWDEAAWEDEWNEGEGKNWNKVVLIPVVVTYDTSSNNPSMIGIQHDLKPTYAKLKGGDPAFGGSTLKIEVTHTSFNK from the coding sequence ATGAAAGTAAAATATTTAGGAGTATTACTTTTAGCACTCCTGTCTTTGTACGGATGCGACGATAACACCGGGACGTTGGGTATGGATATGCTGCCCGATTCAGACGGAATTTCGGCTAAAACAGAAACATTTGACGTTAGCACAAAATCCATGCTTGCAGATAAAGTTTACTCCAAGACAAGTACAGGATATATCGGTAAGTTCACAGACCCTGATCCCAAAGGATTTGGAAACTACGAAGCCAGCTTCTTAGCCGAATTGAATTGTACGGAGAATTTCACATTCCCTGCCGTATATGAAGAAAGCGCAGACGGAAAAAGCGGCAAAGGAACAATGGTGAAAGACGAAGTGGAGAAAATCCAGTTAGTAGTCTACTATTCCAGCTGGTTCGGAGACTCCTTAAATGCATGCAGAATGAGTGCATACGAATTGAACGACGAATGGCTGAAAGTGCGTAAAGATCCTGATAAATACCGATATACCAATATCGATACAAAGCTATATCACGAATCAAAGGCTTTAGGAAAAAAAGCATATACAGCTTATGATACCTCTGTGCCCGACTCCGTAAGAAAAGCAACCGATTCAAACGGTAACTCAACTTATTACCCCAACATCACTTTCCCATTGGATAAAGAGCTGGGAAATAATATTTTGAAATTGAACCGGCAATATCAAGAAAAGAAGAATGACTTTTTTGACAACTCTGATAAGTTTATCGAAAATGTATTCAAAGGTGTTTACCTGCAAACAGACTACGGTGACGGAACCATTCTCTATGTAGACCGCGTAGACCTGCAAATGCAATTCCGATTCCACTATGTGGACAGTTTAGGAGTTAAGCTGACCAAAAAAGTCACAGACAAAAATGGTGAAGCCGGCACAGACTCCACATACCTTGCTACGGCAGTTGCTTTTGCCTCTACCAAAGAAGTGATTCAAGCCAATAAATTTGAGAACTCAGAAAAGCTGGCAGAGAAAGTAAACAATGACAATGAAAAAGGCTGGAGCTATCTCAAATCACCGGCCGGTATCTTCACAGAAGCAACTCTGCCTTATGATGAAATAGCCAAGAAGTTAGCTAATGATACGTTGAATGCGGTCAAGCTGACTTTTACGAACTACAAGCAGGACAATCAGGAATATAAATTCAGCATGAGTGCGCCACAAACAGTTCTGCTGGTACGCCAAAAAGACATGGAATCTTTCTTTGTCAACAATGAACTTGCAGACAATGTTACTTCTTTTGTGGCAACCCATAACAGCGTAGAAACCAACCAATACACCTTCAAAAACATAGCCCGCTTGGTTTCCACTTGTATCAATGAGAAAAAGGCTGCCAAACAAAAAGCGAAAGAAGCGGCAGGAGCAGCATGGGACGAAGCAGCATGGGAAGATGAATGGAACGAAGGCGAAGGAAAAAACTGGAACAAAGTAGTGCTGATCCCCGTAGTTGTGACATACGATACAAGCAGTAACAACCCTTCCATGATTGGCATCCAACACGACTTGAAACCGACATATGCCAAGCTCAAAGGCGGTGATCCGGCATTTGGCGGCAGCACTTTGAAGATAGAAGTCACCCATACTTCTTTCAATAAATAG
- a CDS encoding glycogen/starch synthase has product MTKANKVLFITQEITPYVSESEMSLVGRNLPQAIQEKGREIRTFMPKWGNINERRNQLHEVIRLSGMNLIIDDTDHPLIIKVASIQSARMQVYFIDNDDYFQNRLQVIDENGVEYEDNDARAIFYARGVLETVKKLRWCPDVIHCHGWMTALAPLYIKKAYKDEPSFRDAKVVFSLYDNDFKQPFHSDFTSKLLLKGINKKDIADLKEPIDYIALCKLAIDYSDGIIQQSEHVNEELMEYARQAGKPILGYQSPENFADACNDFYDQVWGAEQE; this is encoded by the coding sequence ATGACAAAGGCGAACAAGGTTTTATTTATAACACAAGAAATTACCCCTTACGTTTCAGAATCCGAGATGTCCCTTGTTGGCAGAAACCTGCCGCAAGCAATCCAAGAAAAAGGCAGAGAAATCAGAACGTTTATGCCCAAGTGGGGGAACATCAATGAGCGCAGAAATCAACTGCACGAAGTGATACGTCTCTCCGGTATGAACCTTATCATCGACGATACCGACCATCCGCTTATCATTAAGGTAGCATCCATACAATCCGCCCGCATGCAGGTTTATTTCATCGACAACGATGATTACTTCCAAAACCGCCTGCAAGTGATTGACGAGAACGGTGTTGAATACGAGGATAATGATGCACGTGCCATTTTCTATGCTCGTGGAGTATTGGAAACAGTAAAGAAATTGCGTTGGTGTCCGGACGTTATCCACTGTCATGGCTGGATGACAGCACTGGCTCCGCTATATATTAAAAAGGCGTATAAAGACGAACCTTCATTCAGAGACGCCAAAGTGGTCTTTTCACTGTATGACAATGACTTCAAACAGCCATTTCATTCCGACTTCACCAGCAAACTCCTGCTGAAAGGCATCAACAAGAAGGATATTGCCGACTTAAAAGAACCGATAGACTATATTGCTCTTTGCAAATTGGCAATAGACTACTCTGATGGTATTATCCAGCAAAGCGAACATGTAAATGAGGAGCTCATGGAGTATGCCCGCCAAGCCGGTAAACCTATCTTAGGCTATCAATCTCCTGAAAACTTCGCAGATGCCTGCAACGACTTCTACGATCAGGTTTGGGGAGCTGAACAAGAATAA
- the panD gene encoding aspartate 1-decarboxylase has translation MMIEVLKSKIHCARVTEANLNYMGSITIDEDLMDAANMIAGEKVYIADNNNGERFETYIIKGERGSGKICLNGAAARKVQPDDIVIIMSYALMDFEEAKTFKPTVIFPDPATNKVVK, from the coding sequence ATGATGATTGAAGTGTTGAAGTCGAAAATCCATTGTGCCCGCGTTACGGAGGCTAACCTCAACTATATGGGGAGCATCACCATTGACGAGGATTTGATGGATGCCGCCAACATGATTGCCGGCGAAAAGGTTTACATTGCCGACAATAATAACGGTGAGCGTTTTGAAACTTATATCATTAAAGGCGAGCGCGGTTCGGGCAAAATATGTTTGAACGGTGCGGCGGCCCGTAAGGTCCAGCCGGACGATATTGTAATTATCATGTCGTATGCATTGATGGACTTTGAGGAAGCCAAGACGTTTAAGCCGACAGTGATCTTTCCTGATCCGGCAACAAATAAAGTGGTGAAGTAA
- a CDS encoding MarC family protein has protein sequence MFSAFNWQQMTSAFIVLFAVIDIIGSIPIIINLKEKGKDVNALKATLISFALLIGFFYAGDMMLKLFHVDIESFAVAGAFVIFLMSLEMILDIEIFKNQGPIKEATLVPLVFPLLAGAGAFTTLLSLRAEYASVNIIIALVLNMIWVYFVVSMTGRVERFLGKGGIYIIRKFFGIILLAISVRLFMANISLLLESFHN, from the coding sequence ATGTTTTCAGCATTTAATTGGCAACAAATGACCAGCGCTTTTATTGTGTTGTTTGCCGTAATAGATATTATAGGCTCTATTCCTATTATCATCAACCTGAAAGAGAAAGGAAAAGACGTAAATGCATTAAAAGCTACGTTGATATCGTTTGCACTGTTGATAGGCTTTTTCTATGCAGGTGATATGATGCTGAAACTGTTTCACGTAGACATCGAGTCGTTTGCCGTAGCAGGTGCGTTTGTCATCTTCCTGATGTCGTTGGAGATGATTCTCGATATTGAGATATTTAAGAATCAGGGGCCTATAAAGGAGGCTACATTGGTGCCGCTGGTGTTTCCGTTATTGGCGGGAGCCGGAGCATTCACCACGTTGCTCTCTTTGCGTGCCGAGTATGCCAGTGTCAACATCATCATTGCGCTGGTGCTGAATATGATATGGGTGTATTTTGTTGTCAGCATGACGGGACGCGTGGAGCGTTTTCTCGGTAAGGGCGGAATTTATATTATCCGCAAGTTCTTCGGCATTATCCTGCTGGCGATTTCCGTACGCTTGTTTATGGCAAATATATCATTGCTGTTGGAGAGTTTTCATAATTAA